AACTCTTACGCTCCTGACCTCCCCGACACGCTTTATCGCAACGACGTCTCGGCAGAGCAGCAGCACAAGCGCGTTCAGAGTAGCGGCGCAGCTCCAGCTCGCAGTTGGACGGTGCATAGGCTGATTGAGCTGCAGAGGACCAAGTGGCGTTGTATCATCCTCTCCGCGTCATCAATGATGGCACGGGAATACGTGTGATCCAGTCTTCCAGCGAAGACATTTGCCCAGGCCTGACGAAGCGCCGGGCTATTGCTCTACGCGGCCAATGAGCTACTGCAAGAATAGAAGTTTCTTATCATCTGTAATTAATATCAGGCGGAAATACATGCTGCACAAGGATAATAACTTGAACTTGTTACGGTTGGTTGCCGCGCTGATGGTGCTATATGCTCATTCATTCGATATTTACGGTAATACCCCGGAGATTTTTATTGGTATTGATTCCTATGGCGGGCTCGGGATCGCGATATTTTTTATCATAAGTGGTTATTTGATTTCAAAAAGTTGGAGTTCTGATCCTTCGGTCATTAATTTTTTAGTTAAGCGATCGCTGCGAATATTTCCAGCCCTGATTGTTGTTGTGGTGCTAACTTCGTTTCTGCTTGGTCCCATTTTTTCGACGTTGACAGTCAAGCAGTATTTCTCGGATCTGGCATTTATTATGTACTTGAAGAATATAATTTTAAGTCCGGTATTTTATTTGCCGGGCGTGCTGGAGCACTCCAGAGTTGCCAATGTGATCAATGGTCCTCTATGGAGTTTGCCTATTGAGTTCTTCATGTATTTGGTAGTCGTCGCGCTTGGGCTTCTATTCAATGGCGGTCGTCTTGTATACACAATTGCCACAGCATTGTTTGCGCTGATTGTGGTTTTTTGGTGCTGGCGAGATGCGCCTTTGCTGGTGGTTTACGGTTCTGATGTAAGAAACATTCCGTTGATCGGCATCTATTTCATGATTGGGGCCTGTTATGCGAAGTGGGGGCTCGAACGGTGGTTCAGTCTCTCCGGCGTAGCTGTCATGGTGATGATTACCCTTTTGCTGGCGCCGTATTTATCGTTTTCGAAGTCCCTGCTATGGCTTACGTTACCGTATGTCGTCTTGGCATATGGACTTTCCAGAAGTTGGTTGGGGAGCTTGGTTAATAAAGTGGGTGACTGCTCTTACGGTGTTTATATCTATGCTTTTCCGGTTCAGCAGTTTGTTTTGCTAAAATTCCCTGATATGGCCTATTCAACTTACCTTGTTGTTACAGTGGTCATTACGCTGGTTTTAGGATACGCCTCTTGGCATTTGATAGAGAAAAGGGTTCTCAGATTCAAGCCAAAAAATAAAGTCAGGTCTGTATCGAATGGTGCTGATGCCGATTCGGCGTTCAATCCTGTTGTGGGTGAGAAGCTCAATTCAGGGGCTTGAGCAAGTGTATGTATTTGTGATGTAACAGTCACGCAGGTCACCTATGAAGCGCTACAGGGTCTGCCGTGCAGATGCCTGACGATCCTGAACTCCCCAAGGGTTCATGGAGCGCTTTCGATTGTTTCACATCCTGTAACGGACACACTTTTGACAGCTCCATCACATCGCCTAAGTTTGGGAGGCAGCTTCGGAAAAGCTGCTTCTTCCAATCGATGTCATGGAGCTTCATTTATGCGTACTGGCTATTTCTACTCCCTGGTTTTTGCCCTGCTCACCAGCGCCTCTATTGCTGCAATAGCCGCGCCTGCGGTGAAGCCTGAGACAGGCAATGCACCTTTGGTGCAGGAAGTTTCCCCTAAAGCGCAAACAGGAAAAGTCGATCTTAATGGCGCTGATGCACCCACCCTGCAGCGTGAGCTGTCCGGTATCGGGGAAGCCAAGGCCAAGGCGATTGTTGCTTATCGTGACAGTAATGGTCCATTTTCGTCCGTTGACGAATTGCTGGAAGTGAAAGGCATCGGTAAAGCGATCCTGGATAAGAATCGCGAGAAGCTGGAAGTGAACTAAGCTTCAAGATCAACGCTGAGAGGCCGGTCATTGACCGGCTTTTTTGCATTGTGGCGTAAAGCGAGGTGGCGTGCCTTTCATCGGAGTCAGAAAAATTACGGCTATCATATCGTCTTAAGATTATG
The Pseudomonas sp. GR 6-02 genome window above contains:
- a CDS encoding acyltransferase family protein, which translates into the protein MLHKDNNLNLLRLVAALMVLYAHSFDIYGNTPEIFIGIDSYGGLGIAIFFIISGYLISKSWSSDPSVINFLVKRSLRIFPALIVVVVLTSFLLGPIFSTLTVKQYFSDLAFIMYLKNIILSPVFYLPGVLEHSRVANVINGPLWSLPIEFFMYLVVVALGLLFNGGRLVYTIATALFALIVVFWCWRDAPLLVVYGSDVRNIPLIGIYFMIGACYAKWGLERWFSLSGVAVMVMITLLLAPYLSFSKSLLWLTLPYVVLAYGLSRSWLGSLVNKVGDCSYGVYIYAFPVQQFVLLKFPDMAYSTYLVVTVVITLVLGYASWHLIEKRVLRFKPKNKVRSVSNGADADSAFNPVVGEKLNSGA
- a CDS encoding ComEA family DNA-binding protein — its product is MRTGYFYSLVFALLTSASIAAIAAPAVKPETGNAPLVQEVSPKAQTGKVDLNGADAPTLQRELSGIGEAKAKAIVAYRDSNGPFSSVDELLEVKGIGKAILDKNREKLEVN